A single window of Synechococcus sp. CBW1004 DNA harbors:
- a CDS encoding DEAD/DEAH box helicase: MAADFAELGLSEPLLKAVAAKGYRTPSPIQRQCIPAVLEGHDVMAAAQTGTGKTAGFTLPLLERLRHGPHARGGVVRALVLTPTRELAAQVAENVVAYGRYLDLRSDVVFGGVSINPQIDRLRRGTDVLVATPGRLMDLQQQRALRLDQVEILVLDEADRMLDMGFIRDIRRILALLPERRQNLLFSATFSGEIRRLAHGLLHQPVQLQASPENGTAPLVEQVLHPCDMARKGDLLCHLIRSNDWRQVLVFSRTKHGANRMAERLEKEGLSAAAIHGNKSQGARTRALAGFKSGEVRVLVATDIAARGIDIHQLPQVVNLDLPNIAEDYVHRIGRTGRAGQNGHAISLVAAEEQELLRAIEKLTGTTLPRTVVPGFEPTVLTAPPLDLSGGRGRRGGPTRGGERSGEERRRRSPDAGARTGERRPAREGDRRERSRPRSR; this comes from the coding sequence CTGGCAGCGGATTTCGCTGAGCTGGGCCTCTCCGAGCCGCTGCTCAAGGCGGTGGCTGCCAAGGGCTATCGCACCCCTTCACCGATCCAGCGTCAGTGCATCCCCGCGGTGCTCGAGGGTCATGACGTGATGGCCGCCGCCCAGACCGGCACCGGTAAGACGGCCGGCTTCACCCTGCCGCTGCTGGAACGTCTGCGCCACGGTCCCCATGCCCGCGGTGGTGTGGTGCGGGCCCTGGTGCTCACGCCCACCCGTGAACTGGCAGCTCAGGTCGCCGAGAACGTGGTGGCCTACGGGCGCTACCTCGATCTGCGCAGCGATGTGGTGTTCGGCGGGGTCAGCATCAACCCGCAGATCGATCGACTGCGGCGCGGCACCGACGTGCTGGTGGCCACCCCCGGCCGGCTGATGGATCTGCAGCAGCAGCGCGCTCTGCGCCTGGATCAGGTGGAGATCCTGGTGCTCGATGAGGCCGACCGCATGCTGGACATGGGCTTCATCCGCGACATCCGTCGCATCCTCGCCCTGCTGCCGGAGCGGCGCCAGAACCTGCTCTTCTCGGCCACCTTCTCCGGCGAGATCCGCCGCCTGGCTCACGGGCTGCTGCATCAGCCGGTGCAGCTGCAGGCCAGCCCCGAGAACGGCACGGCGCCGCTGGTGGAGCAGGTGCTGCATCCCTGTGACATGGCCCGCAAGGGCGATCTGCTGTGCCACCTGATCCGCAGCAACGACTGGCGTCAGGTGCTGGTGTTCTCGCGCACCAAGCATGGCGCCAATCGCATGGCCGAGCGGCTGGAGAAGGAGGGCCTTTCAGCGGCGGCGATCCATGGCAACAAGAGCCAGGGAGCCCGCACCCGTGCCCTGGCCGGCTTCAAGAGCGGCGAGGTGCGCGTGCTGGTGGCCACGGACATCGCGGCTCGCGGCATCGACATTCATCAGCTGCCGCAGGTGGTCAATCTCGACCTGCCGAACATCGCCGAGGACTACGTGCACCGCATCGGCCGCACCGGCCGCGCCGGTCAGAACGGCCATGCCATCTCACTGGTGGCGGCGGAGGAACAGGAACTGCTGCGGGCCATCGAGAAGCTCACCGGCACCACGCTGCCCCGTACGGTCGTCCCGGGCTTCGAGCCCACGGTGCTCACCGCCCCGCCCCTCGACCTCAGCGGCGGCCGGGGGCGGCGTGGCGGCCCCACACGGGGTGGTGAGCGCTCCGGCGAGGAGCGTCGCCGGCGGAGCCCTGACGCTGGGGCACGCACTGGTGAACGCCGGCCGGCCCGCGAGGGTGACCGGCGTGAGCGCAGCCGCCCCCGCAGCCGCTGA